Proteins from a genomic interval of Quercus lobata isolate SW786 chromosome 11, ValleyOak3.0 Primary Assembly, whole genome shotgun sequence:
- the LOC115966834 gene encoding uncharacterized protein LOC115966834, translated as MNLISWNCRGLGNQRAVDVLSHLVREKAPKVLFLMETKRTVEEMRWIQEDLPYRCMLAVPCTQRRGGLALLWKEEIKLHIQTYSPHHIDALILNDEQHPWRLMGFYSWLEESRKKESWQLLKHLHTRLSVPWLCCGDFNEISNSNEKQGRLLKQQQPMMEFRSTLLHYGLVDMGFQGNIFTWNNGRLGEEFVQERLDRACATLEWRTMFPHAKVTHLQSTYSDHIPILINLSRPNQQCRKKKIPRSFEEKWVHQPGYEEVIRASWESNIGGRSPMYRLFEKIKKCRQALVTWSSTTFGNFKTQIQEKQMALEELALQNDLENQP; from the coding sequence ATGAATCTTATAAGttggaactgtcgggggcttgggaaccaacgTGCAGTTGATGTCCTCTCTCACTTGGTGAGGGAAAAAGCTCccaaggttttgtttttgatggaaACAAAACGAACTGTGGAAGAGATGCGATGGATACAAGAAGACTTACCCTACCGATGCATGCTCGCAGTGCCTTGTACACAACGTAGGGGTGGTTTGGCACTTCTTTGGAAGGAGGAGATTAAGTTACACATCCAAACCTACTCACCCCATCACATAGACGCTCTCATACTCAATGACGAACAACACCCGTGGAGGTTGATGGGATTCTATAGTTGGCTGGAGGAGAGTAGGAAAAAGGAATCATGGCAGCTCCTAAAACATCTCCACACTAGATTATCAGTCCCATGGCTATGTTgtggtgattttaatgagatcTCAAACTCCAATGAGAAGCAAGGCAGATTACTGAAACAGCAGCAACCAATGATGGAGTTTCGCTCTACATTACTCCATTACGGGTTGGTGGACATGGGATTTCAAGGAAATATTTTCACATGGAACAATGGTCGCCTGGGGGAAGAGTTTGTACAAGAGCGTTTGGATAGAGCATGTGCAACCTTGGAATGGAGAACTATGTTTCCTCACGCTAAGGTAACTCATCTCCAATCTACATACTCGGATCATATTCCCATCCTAATAAATCTGTCCAGGCCGAATCAGCAGTGCAGGAAGAAGAAAATTCCAAggagttttgaagaaaaatgggtGCACCAACCGGGTTATGAAGAGGTGATCCGTGCATCATGGGAATCTAATATTGGAGGACGTAGCCCTATGTATCGCTTGTTTGAGAAGATCAAAAAATGCAGGCAAGCACTAGTCACTTGGAGTAGCACCACTTTTGGgaattttaaaactcaaatccAGGAAAAGCAAATGGCCTTAGAGGAGTTAGCCTTACAAAATGACCTGGAAAATCAGCCATGA
- the LOC115966835 gene encoding B3 domain-containing transcription factor VRN1-like, which produces MASWPRTRRRGVEPTDKRERCCKYPTRDPETFFKIVFNEKILRLPEIFLQKFGDQLASIATVNGPNGRVWQLSLEKDENGTWFSDGWDKFLDYHSISSNGHIIIFKYEGNSTFNVLFMFDMTAGKIDYPIDNLSSDAEPDSVPNEEEEKDFGYNDVSLSTTYSPSQNSSESWTSDEYFSQGVLKKRNKYTTWTDREKRHIRKGACTGAEPEILIILLMTSLLTAEVDDFSSTSGFSKFSKTIQAAKKRARKAADMFQSEHPFFKAILRRHNIYNSFVYVPAGFAMKYLPSESIALQDSDGKRFPARCFDREGSGAGRSIGKGWATFAREHDLREGDVLVFELINRETIVLEVHIFRAIDYSGM; this is translated from the exons ATGGCGTCTTGGCCAAGGACTCGCCGCAGGGGAGTGGAGCCCACTGACAAGCGTGAACGGTGTTGCAAGTATCCCACAAGGGATCCTGAGACATTCTTCAAGATTGTTTTCAATGAAAAGATactt AGGTtgccagaaatttttttacagaAATTTGGGGACCAGCTTGCTTCCATTGCTACAGTCAACGGTCCCAATGGTCGGGTTTGGCAATTGAGTTTGGAGAAAGATGAAAACGGCACTTGGTTTAGTGATGGCTGGGACAAGTTTTTGGATTACCACTCTATCAGCAGTAATGGCCATATTATAATCTtcaaatatgaaggaaattcaaCTTTCAATGTTCTTTTCATGTTTGATATGACTGCTGGCAAGATCGATTATCCCATTGACAATCTAAGTAGTGATGCGGAACCTGATTCAGTACCAAATGAAGAAGAGGAGAAAGATTTTGGGTATAATGATGTATCGCTTTCAACTACTTATAGCCCTTCCCAGAACTCTTCAGAAAGTTGGACTTCTGATGAGTATTTTAGTCAAGGAGTACTCAAAAAGCGTAATAAATATACCACTTGGACTGATAGAGAGAAAAGGCACATAAGAAAGGGTGCATGTACAGGGGCGGAGCCagaaattttg ATAATTCTTCTCATGACTAGTTTGCTAACTGCAGAAGTAGATGACTTTTCGTCAACTTCAggattttccaaattttctaaaacaatCCAAGCTGCAAAGAAAAGGGCAAGAAAAGCAGCAGATATGTTTCAGTCTGAACATCCTTTTTTCAAAGCTATCTTGCGGCGTCATAACATATATAATAGTTTTGTG TATGTGCCTGCTGGATTTGCTATGAAGTATCTACCTTCGGAGTCCATTGCACTTCAGGATTCTGATGGAAAACGGTTCCCTGCACGATGCTTCGATAGAGAGGGTTCAGGTGCAGGTAGGAGTATAGGCAAGGGATGGGCTACATTTGCTCGGGAGCATGATTTGAGAGAAGGAGATGTCCTTGTCTTCGAGCTGATCAACAGGGAAACTATTGTCTTAGAAGTTCACATATTTCGTGCTATTGATTACTCAGGGATGTAA